Part of the Calliopsis andreniformis isolate RMS-2024a chromosome 12, iyCalAndr_principal, whole genome shotgun sequence genome, CCTTAATCAACAAATATGAGTACACCATGAGTGTGTCCGCATTGAATTTGAGTGGAATATAAAACAATGGGATATGCCACTATAATGGAAAGGGAGGTGAACTGTGCAGGACGAACATTTTGCCTCAGTGATTAACTTAAAAAAAACGTGTGCGTCTTACGTCGCATTCGACGATATATCCATCTATTTTGAGTATCTGATTTATTGAAAAAAAGTGGAAAAAGAGAGAAAGCAAAGACAGATATGGTGAAGCTCCCATTTGTAATTCTTGTAGTAACGGGCGGTGTtcgttataaataaataaataattaaataaatgaataaataaataaataaatgtatgaaaggtatatgtatatttatttatttatttattaaaaatatatatatatattacaattataatataaatcatatataataaatatgattTATGTAATAAGTAATAATGATAATGGTAACattgataaataataataataataacattaatattagTAATGGTAATATACATTTAAAATTATACAATGTACGATGAATTTTTGGCACGTGAAACATCTTGTAAGATAGTAGGCCATTCCTGCTGCTATGAACTACTTATGTATTTACTTTCTTAGTTTGTAAACATGTATAACAAATTTTTGCTCCgaaatatatattgtatattaattttattcgaTAATTCATGAGAGATTATAAATAATTACATGAAAAATAAACTTGTGAATATTCCAACGGTTTCGACGCATTCATCGTTTACTTTCATCCAAAATTGCTTCTTATATTCTGCAAATAAGTCCGTTACTAATACAGTGCAATAAAAGGAGCGATCAATTCTGTATAAAATTGTAACTTTACAAAATGGATCTTATGGAttcgaaaaataattttttattaaataagtcTTGTACGTttacttattacaattatttcttAAACGGCCGATATCAGTTATTAGGAAATGGTTGACACTGATGGCACTTGTTGATTTACGTAAAGCGGGCTCTGCGCGATGAGACTTGTCTTGAGGCATGCCTCGCGACAAGTGATGGGATCAGACCAGAGCCCACTTCGAATCATTTTGACTCTTATTGGATCTTCGAAGAAGCAAAGAAATTCGAAATAATTCCAAGTGGTCTCAAACCCGTCACTTGTCGCGAGGCAAGTTTCGTCGTGTAGAGCTCGCTTTGGTcgcatttagattattaaaaatttgtaagAAGCTATAATTCTGTtgtataaaattataatttgtaaatatttatgtacacacctctatatttttataaaatagtaCAAAACTAGAGTTTATAGATATAAATTATAGTTGCATCATTGTTTGTTTAAAATTAGTGTTTTTGATTATACTCGTTAGTAATCGTGTACAATATATTGATTTCGGCTTTTTTTTTATCTTATGAATTCGAATTTTCTCACAGTACTAATATCTGTGTACATACTTTTTAATCATAGTCTTTCAATAATTTGCGAGTCGTTTTTGTTTTCTATGAAAGGAAAATATTTTTGATAATGTCAAATAAGCCTAAGCTTAAAAATGATTCTTTCAAAATCACAGATCAGAAAGATAAATTGGGATTGATATTGAATATCAAATCGTCGAACTTGTCAGAGCGTGCCAAGCCCGTTAGTAGAACAGTAGATATTAGACAAATTTCTTCAGAAGTTCAAATAGAATCAAATGTAAATTACGATGATTTGTGTGGCCCAtggatttataaaaaaaatcctGTTTATGATCGATATATCAAATCACCAATTCCAAAATTATGTGTTTGGAAATGCTTTACTGAACAAGATTTAGATTATTTGAAGAAATACCAAAAAAATAAGGAAGTAGTACTTTCCTTTTTTGGTAATTAATCTTACGAACATTATTTGAGCTAGTTAATAACATTTGATAAGTTTTAATTATGTTTTAAAATCATCTTCatagaaaataaattttcaaacgAGTGTAAAGACAAAAATATCGAAATTTTAGTAAATGTGCTGTGGGAATTCTTCAAGTTCATGAGGTATttgaatataaatttttaagaaattgaGTCTGTTCTCTATGCTTGTAACAAACTTGCAATATAAAGAGTTAAAAACAAAACTATTCGACCATTTACGATGCTTATTCATTACTATCTATcgttttttttaatcaattaatatatttatacatgtatatacatttGTTTAGATTTCATTCCTTTACTGAAAAAAGCATTTCTGCTGCTTTAGAACTTGTTTACATGATCCATTCATTTTTTCTTTCACGTCCATGGTGGACAGCCCAGGAAGTTTACCAGTTTTTTCATGAAGCTGTTTTGCTTCATGTCGTGCTCGTATGTATTATATTTACTATATGTATGTACTTTATTTAGTTTTCATTCAAAAGGTAGTAATTAACTATATTAATAAGTTGATAATAATTATTCATTAATTTTGTTATACTTATGGTTTAAGCAaaaatttttttctctttttataaattgcaattttgcatttaatttattgatataaaaaaaacatagaaaaatttgtattataacAAACATTTTATTTTTAGAATCCTCCAAAAAGTCTAGAAATATTTACCATAAATGAGGCTAGGCTTCTCTTTAAAGCATTTCATGAAATATGTATGGAAAACCTTATATTACTGTACATTTTATATCATCCAAGTTGTCATCTTTTTCTGGAGTTGTGAAATCTAactcaaaaatattaataaacatatattgaataataaattgCCTATTCAAATATATACTTTATATTTCCTAATCAGTCTAATGTAAATGTACAATGAAAATTGTACAATATAAAAGAATAGTTTAAAATGCCACACTTATTGGTATTCATAAGAACAACgcgattattagatttttattaatgaaaacattttgcAACACATTCATTTACTGGTAGATGATTGATAACCACAATCGCAGCTTTCTTCCATTGTTGTATCTACATTTTCCGGTTTACAAATATTGTCATATTTTAAATTGCTTTTTCGCAACTCATTTgctaaatatttcattttaggGAACCACCAAACATTGCCGCATGCTGAAATGTGGTGTGATGTCTTCGAAAAACTTAATTTCTAAACAAAAAAGAGTTCACTTTTAACATTTAAAGTTCACTTGGAGATCTATTAAGTATTTCTGTCTTTCTGTTATTCTtaataaaattacagaatcaaATAGCTTCAACAAACTCCTAACCTTTTGTGAGGATGGCTGTTTAGAATTTATAGGGATTAGTATTTCAGTATTTTTCGTTGCAATCGATGGCACTATATGACATCCGACACAAACGTTTTTAAcgttttttccaccgtatctaTGTATCCTTTTCAGTCTTTGAGTCAATAAATGATTAATACGTTTCAATTTTTTGGTCTCATCTAAAAGAACTCTAaaacaatattattttaaaaaaaaaaacagaaatataTAACTGTGTGTTGGAAATTATGTCTGGATGCATTTTATTCCAAGTTCCAATGGTCGATAATTAAAATGTAAAGGAAACCAATGATTGCTTACTTTTTTTCACGTTCAAGTTGTAGTAGCTGCTGTTGCTGTGACTTAAATTTCGAATTAAGTTTGTTAATATAGTCTCGTTGTTCTTCCATCCAAATACGCATACAGGAAACTACATATTGAGAGTGATTGCAAAGTTCTGATCTACTTATAGCTGTTTCCGTCAATTCAGCTGATATGCAAGCCAAAGACTTACTTTTCAGCTGACATTCTTTTCTGAGTTCTAAGAACGAGTTATGCATTTCCTGCAACTGAACAAAATTTCGAATTTAAAAACTTCTCATGAAAATAATGTAGAACAAATgtcaaataattaaataaattatacttcggacataattttgttattattttttttgttCATAGCCTTTTCCTTAAGAAGAAGACAATTTTGTTCCATGCACTCGTGCAGTTGTTGTATCGTGTAATTATTCGATTCTTCTAGCTTCTTAACTTGGTCTTGTTCTTTTTCAATCTAAAAAAAATATCGAATTATTATGTAATAATAACGCAGGAATATTTTCTTTTGAACCCTTTGAGAACAGTGACAAGTTTTACCGCAGCGATATTTCAATTTcaagaaattttcaaaatttttaattttaaaaatctaAAGTTAATGTTAACTTGTATATTCTTCAAATGTCTCGTCCGCAAAGGGTTaagacatcaatattaaattaatttatttaacttGTTGTTGTAACATCTCTAATTGTTCTGTGTAAGATTTACAAATATCTTGCAATTTGCAATGCTCTCTATCTTTCGATAAATAGTCTTCCTGAATCTTTTCAAATTCGTCTCTTAACTTATCTAGGCAGTCTCTAAGTTTTGCTTTTTCCTTCTCTGCATTTGATAATTTTAAGCAATAATCCTTTTCCTACAgtgataaataaaaatataataaatataaaaaaataataataaatacattCCAGTTGAATGATGTTTATCTGTAATGGGTACCATGTTTGTTAAACATTCTTGCAAATCAGCTTCACGTTTTGTAATTTTGATTAACTGATCTTGTGTCTTATTGAAATCTTCGGTGACTCTATGATAATTGTCTTCGGTGAAACATAATTGCATTTGAACTTCTTTTAACTGTGAAACAAAAATAACattcatatatttttttttaaatacttatgTAACATTGAAATTGTTGTTTATTGATTTATTTTAATGTATATACCATATTTTTAAATTGGCAAACGTCttctttcgttttattttcaAATTCATTATTTTCCGCCATCAGTATAGAGTTATCAttctaataataacaataaaataattttttaaacaataaattaaaataaaaatgtatatgTTCTTATAGATTTTAGTGTACCTTTAGAACTTCATAATCTGCTTGCAATTTAATCAGGTCATTTGATTTCTCTACTAAGGTGCTTTTTAAAGATTGTATTCGACAGTGTAAAGCTGATATTTCTTTTTCTGCATCATCTAGCTCTTGTAAATATTCTTTAATTTGTTTATTATTCACGTCTAATTTTTTTTCAAGTTCTTCAATAGTTTCATTTTGTTTCTTTATAACACCTTCATTATTTGAAATCTGATTGGATAGACTGTTGATCtacagaaatttaaaaataagtcATTAATATTCTTGTATTATTTGTTGCTTTATATTagtatatattaatatatttattatgcatACTTGTATCTGTTTCTCTTCtaactttttaaataatttttcaaatttcacaCCGTTTTCTTTAACAAACTGTAGTTTTTCAGATAAATTGTTTGCTTTTTGCTTCTGCTTTTCTAAGTCTGACTTCAGTTGTTCATTTTCGCAGCGTAAATAATGTTCAGTATTCTTCACTTTTTGTAATTCAAACGAAATCTCTTcgatattaatttcattttctttctttatttttaattctttctcAATTATATCAAAGTCAAGTTTGTATTTTTGCAACTGCTTTTTCATATCTTCATTCTCTCTAGTTAAAATATCAACTTCTGATTGTAACTCATGTTCGTATAAAAAGTTGTTAATTGGTTGTCCATCATTACATATTGCATTATTGAAGTCTAATATATCATGAGTGGTACAAATTTTATCTTCAACTTCCACTTTACATTGACATTCTctgctttcataaatttttattttttgctcAGATTTTAAAGTTTCTTTGCtgaaaaaattaatagaataataaattaaacaCGAATTACAGTTATTTTACAGTgttataaatatgtatttatatattacttaagttcttgtaattttccGTCTTTTTCTTGTAATAACTTTTTTACATTTAAGTATTTGCTTTCCAAAtggcattttgattgtactagACTCTCAATctatataaaatagtattaatattttattaataaattgcAAACAATTTATCTTCAATATTTCGACATACCTTGCATTTTAAAGCTTGAATTTCATTTACACGAATTTCCAATTGTTCCTAGAAACATGTgcaaaaattaataaacaataaaaatttgtaaatagTTAATACTaacttatatttattttaatatgtaaatgttaaaatataaGAAAACTCTAATAGTAAAAAACGCATATTTTTTATTGTTACAAATCATGCAATCATTCAAGATAATAGTCCAAGATTTTCTACctgtattatttttaaaattgaacaatgtgtaataCAGATAGAATTAGTAGTTAAATGATTATGATATTCCATGTAATGTAGTTTTTGTTGAAGATCATGAATCACGTCTCGTTGTAGCTCCAACACTTTATCTTGTTTAGCAgcctttatacaatgtaaaagaaaTTTCTGTTAATAATTGTATTCATAAACATAAGTTTAAAAATAATACATACCTCTGCAAAACATTCATTGTATTGACTTTGAGTTTCTTCCATATATACTGTCAATAAACGAACAGTTTCAGAATTTTCTTGAAGCTGTAAATGTATAAGCTATTCGGTTGCTTCCCTATATATAATTCTTGAAATCAAATAACATCACATCACGTATTAAATACAAACTTCAATTTTATATGTTATTTCTCACTAGCAATTCACTTTGTTAATTAAAACTATTCACAATAAATGGAATCAAAAGGGAAACATTTGATTTCATATTAGTATAAAACAATTCATGCATATTATTTGTTTCGATATTTATTCAGTTAATAAATCACATATATTACTATTATTGATTAACATTTCTATACAAGAATATGAATCtatgtatatatttttctttactAACAAAAACAAAATAGAATTTTAGCAATTTTAACAATTATCTATAACACATAGAAATAGGactattaatattcaatatcaCATAAATATACGTAACTTATCATACGTTTTCAAATTCTAAAAGTATGCTATACTTAgtactataataatataattcaaAACAATAAATTAGTTTAAATATTTACACCCACTTAATATATATATGTCAAACTTCGTTCATACATCATGCACATTCCCATAACTATATGTCAAAGGTGAAGTTCTAGACCACTGTTCACTCACGTCACTTATGGTTCTCCGTTTCATTTGATCCATACATTTTTTAGCTTCTACGACAGCATTTTGTAAATGTCCAATAGTTTGAATTTGAAGTTCATTCTAAAAAATGAGAAATATTTCAATTACCAGAAAAAAGGTTCCTGGAAGATTTTTCATGTAGATACTAGGAAATAAAGATTTATATAAGATTAAATAAGTCAATGTATAATTGAaattttttccaaatttttttaTGTAGGTATAATATAAATTGATACAAACCTGCTTCAATAAttctttcttctctttttcATATTGGGAAATTATCTGATCCTGATTGTCGATCTAGAAACATGCGTTTTGCGTTTTGGCGATAACGTTTCAATATTTACAAATAAACATACTTTGATTTCAAATCTTGGCAACGTATAAAAGAATATACAGGCTGAGGCACATAAAATGTGATAAACTTTCTCCTCCGAAATTattatacttaccaatatgttttttttaaattgaatggGACATTTTAACGCAAAATGTCTCAAAGATTCGATATGAACAACAAAGACTATGcggttctatttaaaaaaaagtaccCTGTTAGTTCCTTTAAACGTCGTTTATGAAAAATAGTTACCACTATTTATCATTCTAAATAGTTAGTCCCTATGTCCTTCTGAATCTAAAAAAAGGATCATGTCGATATTTGTAACAGATTTGAAGAAAATAGCTGGTCACATTTTATGTGCTTCACTCTGTATGCACGatattactactactattaaAATTGTGTAATGTATGAAATACATAAAATAGATTTTTTAGAATATGACTTCATCTAATTTTCTGTACTAGATAGGTAAAACTATGAATTATTTCATGCTGATTCACCATTAAATCAATTACAGGTGTGTCTTTTCCTAGTACATATGCTTATTTAAAATTCTAATATATTGATTTTTTGCTGTTGTTGTTTTATGGATTACAGTTATTACTTTCATTTTGGTTTAAATTGAATTGATAGTTTCAAAATGTTTTTTTATACTTGCTTCTTTTCTTTTGTGGCTATCATGATCTTGTGTGCGtttgaataaaatttatttaaaaaaaggaaaacaaaTAAAATTGCCTAACATAGGCTGAAGCTAAACTTAGTTACAGTTTTATCATGTTATATACTTAAACTTTATTATCACAGCCATAATAAAGTGAAACAGTGAagcttaaaaaataatttgcaaACGTGAAAATAGAATACGCCATAGACattttgagagttgaatacATACAGTAAAGGTTTCATAAAAGGAGTAAGAATCACAATAATTTTAGTAAGCAGTCTACAAACTGGTAATAACTTTAGATAAATGTAAGTAAATTGAGTAAATCACATTGTAACATATAAATTATTCTttcaaaaaatagtaaaaataaagaaaattcttTGAGTATTTGGTTTTACTGAATATGAACATTTTTACAATatagatttttttaaaaataagtaaTGTTTACTTATTTTTATTAAGTTTTTAGTAAGTATATATGTTAACATTGATTTGAAATACGTATTAGATTAAACATCGCAGATGAGCGATGCAGTGTCATAACTTTCAATGATTAAAATcatttgaaaattataaaaacATAAATTATCAAATGTTTTATTACATTGTAATACAATGAAAAGAAACATCGGTTGTTGAAAAAAAGGTTTTATAGTGTGTAGAGTTTTTAATTATGTAATAATAAACGGATTATATTATTTGTACGGCTCTATTTAGCTAAAAGGCTAAATAATTAATTCTCAAAAGAAAGCGGCATATTTTCTGcgaaaatttaatattattttcaatttcataCTGTCACTTTGACTATCGtaataaacaaaaaaaaaaaaaaaaatataaaatttgacaTATAAAACTACATACAGAAAGTTCGGCTAATGAAGAAAAATTTAAGAAGTGATTTTAAACGTTAAAATACgacgaaaatgaaaaaaaacttGCATTTGAACCTTCGTTTGTTACTTACAAGAGTCTTTAATTCCCATagctaatataaaaaaaaattgaaagctTAGAGAATCTAGTGAACACTAGTGAACAAAtcataatttttaatatctACTTGAACATTTTAGCTCAAAAAGTAGGTAATAGGATCTCTGATGGTCTGATAATTGTTTATATTAAAAAcaatattaaatacaatttgaaatattaaaggAAATAGTCGCATGTACATATTGGTATGACATTTATCTTACACAGCTGAGATGATTAGCTGAGATAATTCTACAATGCACGACTCTGACGTGAACTTCATCTCAAGAATGATGTTATCCAATATGCAAAGTCTTGAACAAATTTTACCAATTTTTAAAtgcttataattaataaacaaaggTTCAACCACATTTCCGTTAAATTTTGGCTAAAATTACTTCGTAAACTTTTTCCCATTTTATTGAGCATTCTGTATGTGCCTCTTACAGTTAAATCATGATTAATTACCACAAACAGTTTCTTAATGTCTTCTTTTTACAAATGAATGTATGAATCCTATAAAAGTAAGAAATGCACAAAGATTTTAACGTACCTTCTCCTGCAGTTTCTGataaagttccttatttgcagctTGTGTAATTGCAATTGAATCCTTTTGAATTTTGCAGATtgtattcatattttcaaactGTGGACATCATTTCGCTTGCTTATAAATCTATTTTAAGATTTGAAGTGAATAGATAAAATTATTACTTACAATTTTGTCTTTAGAATACAGGGCGTTCTTAAGCTTCTTAATTTCTTGAACACAACTATCTAATTCATCTTCATACTTTTTCAATTCATCTACTAGATTTACTATTGGTCTTACAGAAGAACAGAAGTTAGATGAATCTTCAGAAATCTAGAAATATGTTATTTACAACACTAACAAGCAAGTTACAACAAATTATTCTATTTTTAATTGCTTTGTCTACTTATGTTTTAATTATGCAATtacaatcataaaataataaaaaaagttgAAACAAACCAGTTTCTTCAGTTCGATCTTATATTCTTGTAAACCACTTTTAGTagatcttattgtattttccaacgttttgaatatttcaaatatagtcttaaaacataaataaatttataacaTTTAATGTTCCAATTATATGTACATTGTATATAAAgtaaatcatatttaccattgtATCATGTTTAAACTGATTGCAGTCACAATGTAACAAAGTTTCTTCCATATTATGTTCAGTATGCTATATGTTAAAGAAAAAGCATTaaacatatttattatatttaaataatagcacatgaattgattatattaaatattgcaAATACAAATGAAATAGTAAGAACTTTTATAAAAACCTGAACTCACATAAGAACTTAGAAAATCTTTTGATTTCTTTAATTCTGCTTCATTGTTACTTAGTTGTTGTCGAAGAGTATATTCGATTTCTCTTTGTAATTTAAGCtgaaatatataaaacataCATCAAATAACTTAAAGTTAAAATCAATTATTATACAATTTTGATTAACTCAATAATTACTGTGTTTTCTAgttctataatttttttttttagttcTAAGATATCCATGGAATGAGATCGTTTACTATTTTCTGCTTTTACTTTCATAACATGAAGCTCCTGTTCCAatgatttaatattattttttaggaATTCATTTGCTTCTTGATTGCACTTTGCCTGATAAATGTAAAACATTTACATACTATCATACAAAATATTATAATCCAGTCAAAAATATAATTatagattattaaaattataaataccTCATTCTGTAATATTTTTATACGATTCTGTAAATCAGTAACTTTGTATTTCTCGTCACATTCTGTATCATCTAATTTCTAGAAAAAGTATTATGcataaaattgtttaaaagtTAAAGTAAAGATGATCTATAAGTTTCCTTA contains:
- the LOC143186345 gene encoding uncharacterized protein LOC143186345 isoform X5, with translation MNSLDSTIESIQNISILMDEDRNCTAFDETTGELCGESDSLKIINKFQKLYETRIQNVDQEFENKFDQVCVKLEISKEWIKNLKEQNIMLVQTVEDLEQAACNKVKLLEQKLKHSSMLVSENLTNSNETEKTIHLLSKRVSDLENDEKYMRQRIEFLQSDIRGLLELIRRAAQENRWNLDNIKFCEIRPSDIPIPIDCTCDQEETNKNLMLSLKLQNEQFQEKEKNMIIYQKELENEVANLNRKLEAKEDIIQKYVTQLQSFNDNFKKHTKSADQAICNSFTTNDQESTDEPHRVPNVCADTNTNQENQIILYLTKVKSFMIHEYDVLFKLQVDLEKLCCEKNQELVKNISHINEICSKKEELIATVDFLILKLENNNTLYTDGTNVCLPVLNNQHSKLKDTLIACAHEAQTTTQDIKNEVNIIVSTFKFRHQKYVDLNKEVANVQNQLIRNQERIAETINKMQIQENIVSNYTGMCICNDLLHSVLEEVEQISNSLQIFHTQEHCIESNLEELKNELYETDSPITLLQQKIEETLQHDTVEIILHEKEQKLEQLNKKIDMMYLKLQVILESFVHLKDQVPDIGDTESQLCIQTLNEILRTNEDLHGLRKQHEEFKYRMSHKLDDTECDEKYKVTDLQNRIKILQNEAKCNQEANEFLKNNIKSLEQELHVMKVKAENSKRSHSMDILELKKKIIELENTLKLQREIEYTLRQQLSNNEAELKKSKDFLSSYHTEHNMEETLLHCDCNQFKHDTMTIFEIFKTLENTIRSTKSGLQEYKIELKKLISEDSSNFCSSVRPIVNLVDELKKYEDELDSCVQEIKKLKNALYSKDKIFENMNTICKIQKDSIAITQAANKELYQKLQEKIDNQDQIISQYEKEKKELLKQNELQIQTIGHLQNAVVEAKKCMDQMKRRTISDLQENSETVRLLTVYMEETQSQYNECFAEAAKQDKVLELQRDVIHDLQQKLHYMEYHNHLTTNSICITHCSILKIIQEQLEIRVNEIQALKCKIESLVQSKCHLESKYLNVKKLLQEKDGKLQELNKETLKSEQKIKIYESRECQCKVEVEDKICTTHDILDFNNAICNDGQPINNFLYEHELQSEVDILTRENEDMKKQLQKYKLDFDIIEKELKIKKENEINIEEISFELQKVKNTEHYLRCENEQLKSDLEKQKQKANNLSEKLQFVKENGVKFEKLFKKLEEKQIQINSLSNQISNNEGVIKKQNETIEELEKKLDVNNKQIKEYLQELDDAEKEISALHCRIQSLKSTLVEKSNDLIKLQADYEVLKNDNSILMAENNEFENKTKEDVCQFKNMLKEVQMQLCFTEDNYHRVTEDFNKTQDQLIKITKREADLQECLTNMEKDYCLKLSNAEKEKAKLRDCLDKLRDEFEKIQEDYLSKDREHCKLQDICKSYTEQLEMLQQQIEKEQDQVKKLEESNNYTIQQLHECMEQNCLLLKEKAMNKKNNNKIMSELQEMHNSFLELRKECQLKSKSLACISAELTETAISRSELCNHSQYVVSCMRIWMEEQRDYINKLNSKFKSQQQQLLQLEREKKVLLDETKKLKRINHLLTQRLKRIHRYGGKNVKNVCVGCHIVPSIATKNTEILIPINSKQPSSQKKLSFSKTSHHISACGNVWWFPKMKYLANELRKSNLKYDNICKPENVDTTMEESCDCGYQSSTSK
- the LOC143186345 gene encoding uncharacterized protein LOC143186345 isoform X3 gives rise to the protein MNSLDSTIESIQNISILMDEDRNCTAFDETTGELCGESDSLKIINKFQKLYETRIQNVDQEFENKFDQVCVKLEISKEWIKNLKEQNIMLVQTVEDLEQAACNKVKLLEQKLKHSSMLVSENLTNSNETEKTIHLLSKRVSDLENDEKYMRQRIEFLQSDIRGLLELIRRAAQENRWNLDNIKFCEIRPSDIPIPIDCTCDQEETNKNLMLSLKLQNEQFQEKEKNMIIYQKELENEVANLNRKLEAKEDIIQKYVTQLQSFNDNFKKHTKSADQAICNSFTTNDQESTDEPHRVPNVCADTNTNQENQIILYLTKVKSFMIHEYDVLFKLQVDLEKLCCEKNQELVKNISHINEICSKKEELIATVDFLILKLENNNTLYTDGTNVCLPVLNNQHSKLKDTLIACAHEAQTTTQDIKNEVNIIVSTFKFRHQKYVDLNKEVANVQNQLIRNQERIAETINKMQIQEKEKLRYDERIKSGKIKLKDLKNELNHAQSQLSFHINDMQNNGDENIVSNYTGMCICNDLLHSVLEEVEQISNSLQIFHTQEHCIESNLEELKNELYETDSPITLLQQKIEETLQHDTVEIILHEKEQKLEQLNKKIDMMYLKLQVILESFVHLKDQVPDIGDTESQLCIQTLNEILRTNEDLHGLRKQHEEFKYRMSHKLDDTECDEKYKVTDLQNRIKILQNEAKCNQEANEFLKNNIKSLEQELHVMKVKAENSKRSHSMDILELKKKIIELENTLKLQREIEYTLRQQLSNNEAELKKSKDFLSSYHTEHNMEETLLHCDCNQFKHDTMISEDSSNFCSSVRPIVNLVDELKKYEDELDSCVQEIKKLKNALYSKDKIFENMNTICKIQKDSIAITQAANKELYQKLQEKIDNQDQIISQYEKEKKELLKQNELQIQTIGHLQNAVVEAKKCMDQMKRRTISDLQENSETVRLLTVYMEETQSQYNECFAEAAKQDKVLELQRDVIHDLQQKLHYMEYHNHLTTNSICITHCSILKIIQEQLEIRVNEIQALKCKIESLVQSKCHLESKYLNVKKLLQEKDGKLQELNKETLKSEQKIKIYESRECQCKVEVEDKICTTHDILDFNNAICNDGQPINNFLYEHELQSEVDILTRENEDMKKQLQKYKLDFDIIEKELKIKKENEINIEEISFELQKVKNTEHYLRCENEQLKSDLEKQKQKANNLSEKLQFVKENGVKFEKLFKKLEEKQIQINSLSNQISNNEGVIKKQNETIEELEKKLDVNNKQIKEYLQELDDAEKEISALHCRIQSLKSTLVEKSNDLIKLQADYEVLKNDNSILMAENNEFENKTKEDVCQFKNMLKEVQMQLCFTEDNYHRVTEDFNKTQDQLIKITKREADLQECLTNMEKDYCLKLSNAEKEKAKLRDCLDKLRDEFEKIQEDYLSKDREHCKLQDICKSYTEQLEMLQQQIEKEQDQVKKLEESNNYTIQQLHECMEQNCLLLKEKAMNKKNNNKIMSELQEMHNSFLELRKECQLKSKSLACISAELTETAISRSELCNHSQYVVSCMRIWMEEQRDYINKLNSKFKSQQQQLLQLEREKKVLLDETKKLKRINHLLTQRLKRIHRYGGKNVKNVCVGCHIVPSIATKNTEILIPINSKQPSSQKKLSFSKTSHHISACGNVWWFPKMKYLANELRKSNLKYDNICKPENVDTTMEESCDCGYQSSTSK